In Phacochoerus africanus isolate WHEZ1 chromosome 14, ROS_Pafr_v1, whole genome shotgun sequence, one genomic interval encodes:
- the PHOSPHO1 gene encoding phosphoethanolamine/phosphocholine phosphatase isoform X3, whose translation MSGCFPVAGLRCLSRDDGRMAAQGSPRFLLTFDFDETIVDENSDDSIVRAAPGQRLPDSLRATYREGFYNEYMQRVFQYLGEQGVRPRDLRAVYEAIPLSPGMSDLLQFVSKQGACFEVILISDANTFGVESALRAAGHFSLFRRIFSNPSGPDARGLLALRPFHTHTCARCPANMCKHKVLSDYLRERAHDGVHFERLFYVGDGANDFCPMGLLASGDVAFPRRGYPMHRLIQEAQKAEPSSFRASVVPWETAADVRLHLQQVLQTC comes from the coding sequence gACGACGGCAGGATGGCCGCGCAGGGCTCGCCTCGCTTCCTCCTGACCTTTGACTTTGACGAGACCATCGTAGACGAAAACAGCGACGACTCAATCGTGCGCGCTGCGCCGGGTCAGCGGCTGCCGGACAGCCTGCGTGCAACCTACCGCGAGGGCTTCTACAACGAGTATATGCAGCGCGTCTTCCAGTACCTGGGCGAGCAGGGCGTGCGGCCGCGGGACCTGCGCGCCGTCTACGAGGCCATCCCCCTGTCGCCTGGCATGAGCGACCTGCTGCAGTTCGTGAGCAAGCAGGGCGCCTGCTTTGAGGTTATTCTCATCTCAGACGCCAACACCTTCGGCGTGGAGAGCGCGCTGCGCGCCGCCGGCCACTTCAGCCTGTTCCGCCGCATCTTCAGCAACCCGTCGGGGCCCGACGCGCGGGGGCTGCTGGCTCTGCGGCCCTTCCACACGCACACCTGCGCGCGCTGCCCCGCCAACATGTGCAAGCACAAGGTGCTCAGCGACTACCTGCGCGAGCGGGCCCACGACGGTGTGCACTTCGAGCGCCTTTTCTACGTGGGCGACGGCGCCAACGACTTCTGCCCCATGGGGCTGCTGGCGAGCGGCGACGTGGCCTTCCCACGCCGTGGCTACCCCATGCACCGCCTTATCCAGGAGGCGCAGAAGGCCGAGCCCAGTTCCTTCCGCGCCAGCGTGGTGCCCTGGGAAACGGCTGCCGACGTGCGCCTCCATCTCCAACAGGTGCTGCAGACCTGTTGA
- the PHOSPHO1 gene encoding phosphoethanolamine/phosphocholine phosphatase isoform X2 → MCQRLWPWPANQPLPGRLPPRLLSLAPPSSSCSSLPCSQDDGRMAAQGSPRFLLTFDFDETIVDENSDDSIVRAAPGQRLPDSLRATYREGFYNEYMQRVFQYLGEQGVRPRDLRAVYEAIPLSPGMSDLLQFVSKQGACFEVILISDANTFGVESALRAAGHFSLFRRIFSNPSGPDARGLLALRPFHTHTCARCPANMCKHKVLSDYLRERAHDGVHFERLFYVGDGANDFCPMGLLASGDVAFPRRGYPMHRLIQEAQKAEPSSFRASVVPWETAADVRLHLQQVLQTC, encoded by the coding sequence ATGTGCCAGCGTCTCTGGCCGTGGCCCGCTAACCAGCCTCTTCCCGGCCGGCTCCCGCCGCGCCTGCTCTCGCttgctcccccctcctcctcctgctcctctctcccctgctcccaggACGACGGCAGGATGGCCGCGCAGGGCTCGCCTCGCTTCCTCCTGACCTTTGACTTTGACGAGACCATCGTAGACGAAAACAGCGACGACTCAATCGTGCGCGCTGCGCCGGGTCAGCGGCTGCCGGACAGCCTGCGTGCAACCTACCGCGAGGGCTTCTACAACGAGTATATGCAGCGCGTCTTCCAGTACCTGGGCGAGCAGGGCGTGCGGCCGCGGGACCTGCGCGCCGTCTACGAGGCCATCCCCCTGTCGCCTGGCATGAGCGACCTGCTGCAGTTCGTGAGCAAGCAGGGCGCCTGCTTTGAGGTTATTCTCATCTCAGACGCCAACACCTTCGGCGTGGAGAGCGCGCTGCGCGCCGCCGGCCACTTCAGCCTGTTCCGCCGCATCTTCAGCAACCCGTCGGGGCCCGACGCGCGGGGGCTGCTGGCTCTGCGGCCCTTCCACACGCACACCTGCGCGCGCTGCCCCGCCAACATGTGCAAGCACAAGGTGCTCAGCGACTACCTGCGCGAGCGGGCCCACGACGGTGTGCACTTCGAGCGCCTTTTCTACGTGGGCGACGGCGCCAACGACTTCTGCCCCATGGGGCTGCTGGCGAGCGGCGACGTGGCCTTCCCACGCCGTGGCTACCCCATGCACCGCCTTATCCAGGAGGCGCAGAAGGCCGAGCCCAGTTCCTTCCGCGCCAGCGTGGTGCCCTGGGAAACGGCTGCCGACGTGCGCCTCCATCTCCAACAGGTGCTGCAGACCTGTTGA
- the PHOSPHO1 gene encoding phosphoethanolamine/phosphocholine phosphatase isoform X1, whose amino-acid sequence MSGCFPVAGLRCLSRPLLLFPLPHLSPRSWMCQRLWPWPANQPLPGRLPPRLLSLAPPSSSCSSLPCSQDDGRMAAQGSPRFLLTFDFDETIVDENSDDSIVRAAPGQRLPDSLRATYREGFYNEYMQRVFQYLGEQGVRPRDLRAVYEAIPLSPGMSDLLQFVSKQGACFEVILISDANTFGVESALRAAGHFSLFRRIFSNPSGPDARGLLALRPFHTHTCARCPANMCKHKVLSDYLRERAHDGVHFERLFYVGDGANDFCPMGLLASGDVAFPRRGYPMHRLIQEAQKAEPSSFRASVVPWETAADVRLHLQQVLQTC is encoded by the coding sequence GTCTTGGATGTGCCAGCGTCTCTGGCCGTGGCCCGCTAACCAGCCTCTTCCCGGCCGGCTCCCGCCGCGCCTGCTCTCGCttgctcccccctcctcctcctgctcctctctcccctgctcccaggACGACGGCAGGATGGCCGCGCAGGGCTCGCCTCGCTTCCTCCTGACCTTTGACTTTGACGAGACCATCGTAGACGAAAACAGCGACGACTCAATCGTGCGCGCTGCGCCGGGTCAGCGGCTGCCGGACAGCCTGCGTGCAACCTACCGCGAGGGCTTCTACAACGAGTATATGCAGCGCGTCTTCCAGTACCTGGGCGAGCAGGGCGTGCGGCCGCGGGACCTGCGCGCCGTCTACGAGGCCATCCCCCTGTCGCCTGGCATGAGCGACCTGCTGCAGTTCGTGAGCAAGCAGGGCGCCTGCTTTGAGGTTATTCTCATCTCAGACGCCAACACCTTCGGCGTGGAGAGCGCGCTGCGCGCCGCCGGCCACTTCAGCCTGTTCCGCCGCATCTTCAGCAACCCGTCGGGGCCCGACGCGCGGGGGCTGCTGGCTCTGCGGCCCTTCCACACGCACACCTGCGCGCGCTGCCCCGCCAACATGTGCAAGCACAAGGTGCTCAGCGACTACCTGCGCGAGCGGGCCCACGACGGTGTGCACTTCGAGCGCCTTTTCTACGTGGGCGACGGCGCCAACGACTTCTGCCCCATGGGGCTGCTGGCGAGCGGCGACGTGGCCTTCCCACGCCGTGGCTACCCCATGCACCGCCTTATCCAGGAGGCGCAGAAGGCCGAGCCCAGTTCCTTCCGCGCCAGCGTGGTGCCCTGGGAAACGGCTGCCGACGTGCGCCTCCATCTCCAACAGGTGCTGCAGACCTGTTGA